Proteins encoded by one window of Deinococcus radiotolerans:
- a CDS encoding sensor histidine kinase produces the protein MPGHGTLPNRYAIAAFDALSAHVAILDSAGTVTAVNRAWANFAQANGGDSGLGSNYLDVCANADGPDQTDALTIMTGIQDVLRELTDVFELEYPCHSPTEERYFVARVTRFEQDAETYAVVAHENITRRKLAELEVRLLNRTLEAKVQDRTRDLEASREELSRRNRDLDASRLELSRQNRELAARNDELSQFASVASHDLQEPLRTLSLHADRLQARYQGRQLDERADRSLSHIVSQAARARRLVQDILTMADITAAPETTRLDLHALMPDILDTLRWPKDHPVQCSALPPVQANPGQVRQLLTNVLGNALKFSAGRALIVTVSGVQEGTQVAFEVADAGVGIAEEHAEHVFEMFRRLQNRTESSGNGIGLAVCRKVVERHGGRIWITGNERGGTSVHFTLPAWTPDAQARTDAS, from the coding sequence ATGCCTGGACACGGCACGTTGCCCAACCGCTACGCGATCGCGGCCTTCGATGCGCTCTCTGCCCACGTGGCCATCCTCGACAGCGCCGGCACGGTCACCGCCGTCAACCGCGCCTGGGCGAATTTCGCTCAGGCGAATGGCGGGGACAGCGGTCTGGGCAGCAACTATCTTGACGTCTGCGCCAACGCCGACGGCCCCGACCAGACCGACGCGCTGACGATCATGACCGGCATTCAGGACGTCCTGCGTGAGCTCACTGACGTCTTCGAGTTGGAATACCCCTGTCACTCGCCCACAGAAGAGCGGTACTTCGTGGCGCGCGTGACACGTTTCGAGCAGGACGCTGAAACGTACGCCGTGGTCGCCCACGAGAACATCACGCGGCGCAAACTCGCCGAGCTGGAAGTCCGCCTGCTGAACCGGACACTGGAAGCGAAGGTGCAGGACCGCACGCGAGACCTGGAAGCCAGTCGCGAGGAGCTGAGCCGACGGAACCGGGACCTGGACGCCAGCCGACTGGAATTGAGCCGGCAGAACCGGGAGCTCGCGGCCCGGAATGATGAACTCAGTCAGTTCGCTTCCGTCGCGTCACATGACCTGCAGGAGCCGCTGCGGACCCTCAGTCTGCACGCCGATAGGCTCCAGGCCCGCTACCAGGGACGGCAACTGGACGAACGCGCCGACCGGTCCCTCAGTCACATCGTGAGTCAGGCGGCCCGGGCACGTCGCCTCGTGCAGGACATCCTGACCATGGCCGACATCACGGCCGCGCCCGAGACGACCAGACTGGACCTTCACGCCCTGATGCCAGACATTCTGGACACGCTGAGGTGGCCGAAGGACCATCCGGTGCAGTGCAGCGCACTCCCCCCCGTGCAGGCCAACCCCGGCCAGGTGCGTCAGTTGCTGACCAACGTTCTCGGGAACGCCCTGAAGTTCAGTGCAGGACGCGCCTTGATCGTGACAGTGTCGGGTGTCCAGGAGGGGACTCAGGTGGCCTTTGAAGTGGCGGACGCAGGGGTGGGCATCGCGGAGGAACACGCGGAGCACGTGTTCGAGATGTTCCGCCGACTTCAGAACCGCACGGAATCCAGCGGGAATGGCATTGGGTTGGCCGTGTGCCGGAAGGTCGTCGAGCGTCATGGAGGACGCATCTGGATCAC